The following are encoded in a window of Eriocheir sinensis breed Jianghai 21 chromosome 35, ASM2467909v1, whole genome shotgun sequence genomic DNA:
- the LOC127007441 gene encoding myosin heavy chain, muscle-like gives MPGHVKKSTGPDPDPTEFLFVSLEQKRQDQTKPYDAKKSCWVPDEKEGFVEGEIQGTKGDLVTVMAKGDTKTLKKDLVQQVNPPKFEKCEDMSNLTYLNDASVLYNLKARYVCRLIYTYSGLFCVVINPYKRYPIYTNRVVKIYQGKRRNEVPPHLFAISDGAYSNMLQGGENQSMLITGESGAGKTENTKKVLSYFANVGATTKKKDEATKPNLEDQIVQTNPILEAFGNAKTVRNDNSSRFGKFIRIHFGNSGKLSGGDIEVYLLEKARVISQQPLERSYHIFYEMMSDQIDYLKKMCCLSNDIYDYHYVSQGKVTVPSIDDKEDMQFCDEAFDILGFSMTDKENVYKLTAAVMHFGELKFKQRGREEQAEPDGTEAGEKVATMMGMDGADLYHNITKPKIKVGAEFVAKGMNVDQCYYSVGAMAKAVYDRVFRWLVTKCNETLATGLKRVYFIGVLDIAGFEIFEFNGFEQICINFCNEKLQQFFNHHMFVLEQEEYKREGINWVFVDFGMDLQACIDLFEKKMGLLSILEEESMFPKATDKSFLEKLNANHLGKTPVFIKPKPIKGGPEAHFAIVHYAGTVNYNLAGWLEKNKDPLNDTLVDQIKKASNELAVTIFADHPGQSGTDDKKGGRGQKSGAFKTVSSGYREQLNNLMRTLNATHPHFIRCIVPNETKSPGVIDAALVMHQLTCNGVLEGIRICRKGFPNRIAYKDFRHRYKILAPREMEKATEDKECATVCLNKAGLNEELYRCGNTKVFFRAGALGTLEEIRDDTLAKLMTFMQAWIRGYISRKSFEKLQEQRVALIVVQRNLRKFLKMRTWKWFNLWQRVKPLLNVTRIEDEIKALEEKAAKAEEELEKETKLRKELQAAMTKLQEEKNNLLTTLESTKGNVSDFLDKQAKLQSQKADLEAQLNELTSRLQSEEDARNQLFQGKKKSEQEMNSLKKDVEDLELVVQRNEQERATKDHQIHNLNEEVAHQEELINKLMKEKKHLQECNQKTAEDLQSVEDKCNHLSKVKAKLEQTLDELEDSLEREKKMRFEMEKNKRKGEGDLRLTQEAVADLERNTKELEQTIQRKDKEISSLAGKLEEEQILVSRTQKQIKELQARIEELEQEVEHERQSRAKAEKSKAILTKELGELSDRLEEAGGATAAQIELNKKREAELAKLRRDLEETNIQQEAALANLRKKHNDAIGEMSDQIDHLNKMKARAEKDKEAMKREADDAKASMDALSRDKANAEKTVKQQQQVLNEYQNKMDEANRTLNDMDAAKKKLTAENTDLLRQVEEVESQISQLSKIKLSLTNQLEDQRKLADDESRERATLLGKYRNLEHDIDGLREQLEEESESKTDAQRQLAKASADAQMWRSKYETEGIARVEELEAARLKLAARLEEAEDQIEQLNVKNLNLEKTKQRIATELEDMQIEVERAQALANAAEKKQKNFDRIISEWKMKVDDLAAELDASQKECRNYASEHFRIKAAYEENLEQLDAVRRENKNLSDEIKDLMDQIGEGGRTLHEVQKNAKRLEVEKEELQAALEEAEAALEQEENKVLRAQLELSQVRQEIDRRIQEKEEEFENTRKCHQRAIDSMQASLEAEAKAKAEALRLKKKLESDINELEIALDHSNKANADLQKQIKKQIGDIKDLQIRVEEEQRIASEYRDQFGIAERRANALAGELEESRTLLEQSDRGRRQAEADLAESNETVADLNAQNNSLGAAKRKLEGEMQTLHADLDEMLNEAKNSEEKAKKAMVDAARLADELRAEQEHAQNQEKMRKGLEASVKELQIRLEEVETNALKNTRKAVAKLESRVRELESQLDDESRRHSDAQKNLRKCERRIKELTFQADEDKKNHERMQDLVDALQQKVKTYKRQIEEAEEIAALNLAKFRKAQQELEEAEGRA, from the exons ATGCCTGGCCACGTCAAGAAGAGCACTGGACCGGATCCGGACCCCACCGAGTTCCTTTTCGTCTCCCTCGAGCAGAAGCGCCAGGACCAGACCAAACCTTATGACGCCAAGAAGTCCTGCTGGGTGCCCGACGAGAAGGAGGGTTTCGTCGAGGGTGAGATCCAGGGTACCAAGGGCGACTTGGTGACTGTCATGGCTAAGGGTGACACCAAGACCCTGAAGAAGGACCTCGTACAACAGGTCAACCCACCCAAGTTTGAGAAATGCGAGGATATGTCCAACCTGACCTACCTGAACGATGCCTCTGTCCTGTACAACCTCAAGGCTCGCTACGTGTGTAGGCTCATCTACACCTACTCCGGCCTCTTCTGTGTCGTGATCAACCCGTACAAGCGCTACCCCATCTACACCAACCGTGTCGTCAAGATCTACCAGGGCAAGAGGCGTAATGAGGTGCCGCCTCACCTGTTCGCCATCTCTGACGGCGCCTACAGCAACATGCTTCAGG GAGGAGAAAACCAGTCCATGCTGATCAC CGGTGAGTCCGGCGCCGGCAAGACCGAGAACACCAAGAAGGTACTCTCCTACTTCGCCAACGTCGGCGCCACCACCAAGAAGAAGGATGAAGCCACCAAGCCC AACTTGGAGGACCAGATCGTGCAGACCAACCCCATCCTTGAGGCATTCGGTAACGCCAAGACCGTCCGTAACGACAACTCCTCCCGCTTC GGTAAGTTCATTCGTATCCACTTCGGCAACTCCGGCAAGCTGTCTGGTGGTGACATCGAGGTCTACCTGCTGGAGAAGGCTCGTGTCATCTCCCAGCAGCCCCTTGAACGATCCTACCACATCTTCTACGAGATGATGTCAGACCAGATCGACTACCTGAAGA AAATGTGCTGCCTCAGCAACGACATTTACGACTACCACTACGTGTCCCAGGGCAAGGTTACCGTGCCTTCCATCGACGATAAGGAGGACATGCAGTTCTGTGAT GAAGCCTTTGACATCCTTGGCTTCAGCATGACCGATAAGGAGAATGTGTACAAGCTCACTGCCGCTGTCATGCACTTCGGTGAGCTGAAGTTTAAGCAGAGGGGTCGCGAGGAGCAGGCCGAGCCCGACGGCACCGAG GCTGGTGAGAAGGTGGCTACGATGATGGGTATGGACGGTGCTGATTTGTACCACAACATCACCAAGCCCAAGATCAAGGTCGGCGCTGAGTTCGTGGCCAAGGGCATGAACGTTGACCAGTGCTACTACTCCGTGGGCGCCATGGCCAAGGCTGTCTATGACCGTGTGTTCCGCTGGCTGGTCACCAAGTGTAACGAAACCCTTGCCACTGGCCTCAAGCGTGTCTACTTCATTGGTGTATTGGACATCGCTGGTTTCGAGATCTTCGAG TTCAACGGCTTCGAGCAGATCTGCATCAACTTCTGTAATGAGAAGCTGCAGCAGTTCTTCAACCACCACATGTTCGTGCTGGAGCAAGAGGAGTACAAGAGGGAGGGCATCAACTGGGTGTTCGTGGACTTCGGTATGGATCTGCAGGCCTGCATTGATCTCTTCGAAAAG AAAATGGGTCTTCTGTCCATCCTGGAAGAAGAGTCTATGTTCCCCAAGGCCACTGACAAGTCCTTCCTCGAGAAACTGAACGCCAACCACCTCGGCAAGACACCTGTGTTCATCAAACCCAAGCCAATCAAGGGAGGCCCCGAGGCCCACTTCGCCATCGTCCACTACGCCGGCACTGTCAACTACAACTTGGCTGGGTGGCTCGAGAAGAACAAGGATCCTCTTAACGATACCTTGGTGGACCAGATCAAGAAGGCAAGCAACGAACTCGCTGTGACCATCTTTGCTGACCATCCTGGACAGTCCGGAACCGACGACAAGAAGG GTGGTCGTGGCCAGAAGTCTGGTGCCTTTAAGACCGTCTCATCGGGCTACAGG GAGCAGTTGAACAACCTGATGAGGACCCTGAACGCCACTCACCCTCACTTTATCCGTTGCATTGTGCCCAACGAGACCAAGTCCCCGG GTGTAATCGATGCAGCCTTGGTGATGCATCAGCTGACCTGCAACGGTGTGCTTGAGGGCATCCGTATCTGCCGCAAAGGCTTCCCCAACAGGATCGCATACAAGGACTTCAGGCACCG CTACAAGATCCTGGCCCCCAGAGAGATGGAAAAGGCCACTGAGGACAAGGAGTGCGCCACAGTCTGTCTGAACAAGGCGGGCTTGAACGAGGAACTCTACCGCTGTGGCAACACCAAG gTGTTCTTCCGTGCTGGCGCCCTGGGTACCCTGGAGGAGATCCGAGACGACACTTTGGCCAAGCTGATGACGTTCATGCAAGCATGGATCAGAGGCTATATCTCCCGCAAGTCATTCGAGAAGCTTCAAGAACAGCGCGTCGCTCTCATTGTGGTGCAGCGCAACCTGAGGAAGTTCCTCAAGATGCGTACCTGGAAATGGTTCAACTTGTGGCAGAGGGTCAAGCCACTGCTCAACGTCACTCGCATCGAGGATGAGATCAAGGCCCTTGAAGAGAAGGCTGCTAAGGCCGAGGAAGAGctagaaaaggaaacaaaactcaGGAAGGAATTGCAAGCCGCTATGACAAAGCttcaggaggaaaagaataacctCCTAACAACCCTGGAGTCTACCAAAGGCAACGTCTCAGACTTCCTTGACAAGCAGGCCAAGCTGCAGAGCCAGAAAGCCGATCTAGAAGCTCAGTTGAAT GAACTCACATCTCGTCTTCAATCTGAGGAGGATGCCCGCAACCAACTCTTCCAAGGAAAGAAGAAGTCAGAACAAGAAATGAACAGTCTCAAGAAAGACGTTGAAGACCTAGAGCTGGTTGTTCAGAGGAATGAGCAAGAACGCGCTACTAAGGACCATCAGATTCACAACCTGAACGAGGAAGTTGCCCATCAGGAGGAGCTTATCAATAAgcttatgaaagaaaagaagcaccTGCAAGAATGCAACCAGAAGACTGCCGAGGACCTCCAGAGTGTTGAAGATAAATGCAACCATCTCAGCAAGGTGAAGGCGAAGCTGGAACAGACCCTCGACGAACTGGAAGACTCCCTGGAACGTGAAAAGAAAATGCGTTTCGAAatggagaagaacaagaggaagggtgagggtgaCCTGAGGCTGACCCAGGAAGCCGTCGCTGACCTGGAGCGCAACACCAAGGAACTCGAGCAGACCATTCAGCGCAAGGACAAGGAAATCAGCAGTTTGGCGGGCAAGCTTGAAGAGGAGCAGATTCTTGTTTCCAGGACTCAGAAGCAGATTAAGGAACTCCAGGCCCGTATTGAGGAATTGGAACAAGAGGTCGAACACGAGCGTCAGTCCCGCGCAAAGGCTGAGAAGTCCAAAGCTATTCTTACCAAAGAACTAGGAGAGCTGAGCGACCGCCTGGAGGAGGCCGGAGGAGCCACTGCCGCCCAGATCGAACTGAACAAGAAGCGTGAAGCTGAGTTGGCCAAGCTCCGCCGCGACCTTGAGGAAACTAACATCCAGCAGGAAGCTGCCCTCGCCAACTTGCGTAAAAAACACAATGATGCCATCGGTGAAATGTCTGATCAGATCGACCACCTCAACAAGATGAAGGCCAG AGCTGAGAAGGACAAGGAGGCCATGAAGCGTGAGGCTGATGACGCAAAGGCTTCTATGGACGCACTCTCCCGTGATAAG GCCAATGCAGAGAAGAcggtgaagcagcagcagcaggtgctcaATGAATACCAAAATAAGATGGATGAGGCCAACAGGACCCTCAACGATATGGATGCTGCCAAGAAGAAGCTGACCGCCGAGAACACAGACCTTCTCCGACAGGTGGAGGAAGTTGAGAGTCAAATCAGCCAACTGTCGAAGATCAAGCTGTCTCTTACCAACCAGCTTGAGGATCAGAGGAAACTCGCCGACGACGAAAGCAGG GAACGTGCTACTCTGCTTGGCAAGTACCGCAACCTGGAGCACGATATTGATGGCCTTAGGGAGCAgctggaggaagaaagtgagtccAAGACAGATGCTCAACGCCAACTCGCCAAGGCTTCTGCAGATGCTCAGATGTGGCGCTCGAAGTATGAGACTGAAGGCATCGCCCGAGTGGAGGAACTCGAAGCTGCCCGCTTGAAACTTGCAGCCCGCCTGGAAGAGGCCGAGGACCAGATCGAGCAGCTCAACGTCAAGAACCTGAACCTCGAGAAGACCAAGCAACGTATTGCCACAGAGCTTGAAGATATGCAGATAGAGGTGGAGCGTGCTCAAGCTCTGGCGAATGCTgctgaaaagaagcaaaagaactTCGACAGAATTATCTCCGAATGGAAGATGAAGGTTGATGACCTAGCAGCTGAACTCGACGCCTCTCAGAAAGAGTGCCGTAATTATGCCAGCGAACACTTCCGCATCAAGGCTGCTTATGAAGAGAATCTGGAGCAACTGGATGCTGTCCGTCGCGAGAATAAGAATCTGTCTGATGAAATCAAGGACCTAATGGACCAGATTGGTGAGGGTGGCCGTACCCTCCATGAAGTTCAGAAGAACGCCAAACGTCTTGAGGTTGAAAAGGAGGAACTCCAGGCTGCCCTGGAGGAGGCAGAGGCTGCCCTAGAACAGGAGGAAAACAAGGTCCTCCGTGCCCAGCTTGAGCTGAGCCAGGTCAGACAAGAGATTGACAGGCGGAtccaggagaaagaagaggagttcgAGAATACACG CAAGTGTCACCAGAGAGCCATTGACTCTATGCAAGCCTCCCTGGAGGCCGAGGCCAAGGCTAAGGCTGAGGCTCTTCGCCTGAAGAAGAAACTGGAGTCTGACATCAACGAGCTGGAGATCGCGCTTGATCATTCCAACAAGGCCAACGCTGACCTCCAGAAGCAGATCAAGAAACAGATTGGTGATATCAAGGACCTCCAAATCCGCGTCGAGGAAGAACAACGCATTGCCTCAGAGTACCGTGACCAGTTCGGCATCGCCGAGCGCCGCGCCAACGCTCTCGCTGGAGAACTGGAGGAATCTCGCACTCTCTTGGAGCAATCAGACCGCGGCCGTCGACAGGCTGAAGCTGACCTTGCGGAATCCAACGAGACTGTGGCTGATCTTAATGCTCAGAACAACTCTCTTGGGGCCGCCAAGAGGAAGCTGGAAGGCGAAATGCAGACTTTGCAT GCTGACTTGGACGAGATGCTGAACGAGGCCAAGAACTCCGAGGAGAAGGCCAAGAAGGCCATGGTGGACGCCGCACGTCTGGCCGATGAACTCCGGGCCGAGCAGGAACACGCCCAGAACCAGGAGAAGATGCGTAAGGGACTTGAGGCCTCTGTGAAGGAGCTCCAGATCCGCTTGGAGGAAGTCGAGACTAATGCTCTCAAGAACACCAGGAAGGCTGTGGCCAAGCTGGAGTCCCGCGTCCGCGAACTGGAGAGTCAGCTCGATGACGAGTCCCGCCGCCACTCCGACGCCCAGAAGAACCTGAGGAAGTGCGAGAGGCGCATCAAGGAGCTCACCTTCCAGGCCGACGAGGACAAGAAGAACCACGAGAGGATGCAGGACCTCGTTGATGCCCTCCAACAGAAGGTCAAGACCTACAAGAGGCAGATTGAGGAGGCCGAAGAGATTGCCGCCCTCAACCTGGCCAAGTTCCGCAAGGCTCAGCAGGAGCTCGAAGAAGCCGAGGGTCGTGCATAA
- the LOC127007557 gene encoding histone H3.v1-like — EREREKEKEKEEEAKEKAKEEDEIEEEEEEEEEEEEEEEDEEEKYLLCFSWFALRRLYQRERERERERERERERERERGERE; from the exons gagagagagagagaa aaggaaaaggaaaaggaggaggaagcgaaggagaaggcgaaggaggaggatgaaattgaagaagaagaagaagaagaagaagaagaagaagaagaagaagaagacgaggaagaaaaatatctGTTGTGTTTTTCATG GTTCGCTCTGAGGAGATTATACCAAAGG gagagagagagagagagagagagagagagagagagagagagagagagagagagaggagagagagag